In one Pyxidicoccus xibeiensis genomic region, the following are encoded:
- a CDS encoding VOC family protein produces the protein MKASSAWYQTLLGVRSGCDPDHPHRLVYDRLLGGDTLILQLHRWDADDHPNLVEPDRAPHGHGVLLWFEVDDFDAAVDRARRLGAHVLEEPHVNPAPQHREVWLQDADGYVVVLASPDGEAARA, from the coding sequence GTGAAGGCCAGCAGCGCGTGGTACCAGACCTTGCTGGGCGTCCGCTCGGGGTGCGATCCGGACCATCCCCATCGCCTCGTCTATGACCGGCTCCTGGGTGGGGACACCCTCATCCTCCAGCTGCACAGGTGGGATGCCGACGACCACCCCAACCTGGTTGAGCCCGACCGGGCCCCCCATGGACATGGCGTCCTCCTCTGGTTCGAGGTCGATGACTTCGATGCTGCGGTGGACCGCGCCAGACGCCTGGGCGCTCACGTCCTCGAAGAGCCGCACGTCAACCCGGCTCCGCAGCACCGGGAGGTGTGGCTCCAGGACGCGGATGGCTATGTCGTCGTCCTCGCCAGCCCAGACGGAGAGGCAGCCAGGGCATGA
- a CDS encoding expansin EXLX1 family cellulose-binding protein produces the protein MHPLRSQSRFLLLPLAAAFLACGGCSDDPSGGGTPLGEEQKGIATFYDATGAGNCSFEPTGDLMVAAMNTPQYAGSAACGQCVDIIGPKGSVRVRIVDRCPECESGHLDLSREAFAKIAEMKDGRVDITWTPVSCDVAGNLEYHFKDGSNAWWTAVQVRNHRLPIKKMEWKSGSSGWKDMPRQDYNYFLNESGMGQGSFSLRVTATDGQQVEDTFPAVLDDDSADGASQFR, from the coding sequence ATGCACCCACTCCGCTCCCAGTCCCGTTTCCTCCTCCTCCCCCTGGCCGCCGCCTTCCTCGCCTGTGGCGGCTGCAGTGACGACCCGTCAGGCGGTGGCACGCCCCTGGGTGAGGAGCAGAAGGGCATCGCGACCTTCTATGACGCCACCGGCGCGGGGAACTGCAGCTTCGAGCCCACCGGCGACCTGATGGTCGCCGCCATGAACACGCCGCAGTACGCCGGCAGCGCGGCGTGCGGGCAGTGCGTGGACATCATCGGCCCCAAGGGCTCCGTCCGCGTCCGCATCGTCGACCGCTGCCCCGAGTGCGAGTCCGGCCACCTGGACCTCAGCCGCGAGGCCTTCGCGAAGATTGCCGAGATGAAGGACGGCCGCGTGGACATCACCTGGACGCCGGTGTCCTGCGACGTGGCCGGCAACCTCGAGTACCACTTCAAGGACGGCAGCAACGCGTGGTGGACCGCCGTCCAGGTCCGCAACCACCGGCTGCCCATCAAGAAGATGGAGTGGAAGAGCGGCAGCAGCGGGTGGAAGGACATGCCCCGCCAGGACTACAACTACTTCCTCAACGAGAGCGGCATGGGCCAGGGCAGCTTCTCCCTGCGCGTCACCGCCACCGACGGGCAGCAGGTGGAGGACACCTTCCCCGCCGTGCTCGACGACGACTCCGCGGACGGCGCCAGCCAGTTCCGCTGA
- a CDS encoding DNA repair ATPase, with amino-acid sequence MATDGGKGAAPTGEAALEGGSYEVIRTRLLAQADALGAKATDLNTRRKALFGGTELSVIGNERVRTENNCVPRDIAAVGKYLLFGYNVFIGLKKETSVSDVFSLHRFEKTGEGFDFSTVPNTEAGGFLADPRFVKDFGELYKYYKDAKLLQIRRLDSRLLAIFQTGQSLRDIKVFRFNVDLEGRATYIDNQGERDHVFPPSHDFEWTVATRDNYVTGQHPHVNVLDQVFVETVKGDLTIKVEDNTSTGMGIYSEPVEDPDQSLDDAEFAWAQVGTLILLRVLPFREKAHRYLIFNSRTQHVVRIDAIGQACVRLPEDQGIVFPGGYYLQTGDYKVFDGAAASEGMEFKRAIRSPNGEDVLYVFHRRDEGSYVLFPYNLVRKEVQNPLVGHGMSLFADGQLVIFRSTSSEPTRVHPMQVWQTPFVSAEHAAATPPAPGYLGKVGNAELVRGISDALTLQRIAKSDKPTRRTYEDLVTAATRALDAYYWLGNAETALQEPVEALRRTSELIIDEFEKVLTLQKRASDALADAVKVQDTLLLRVQPEGLTTAEDYMQALADLRKQRGHLITLKDVRYMDLGRVDVLEKAVMEASDRTSSACVDFLQKGEALLPLGARLDELLAKLEPVQTTSELAPLGEDAEKTAHGLEVLGEVVGGLQVGDPLARARILEGISELFSRLNRVRASLQAKRKELSGREKRAEFGAQFKLLGQSIESALSQADSPERCDEALSRLTVLLEELEGRFGEFDEFLGQITTKREELLEAFGARKQSLVDERQRRAQSLFGAAERILQGVQRRAKSFKTDDELNGYFASDAMIQKLRQLAEQLMELQDSVRSDEVQSRIKSAKQDALRALRDRQDLFADGDALIKLGSYRFNVNTQPLELTLVPRDGELYLQLTGSDYAQKLEDAELAKYRELWDQHLVSESREVYRAEYLAACVLADAEDGKGGLSLTALHEAVVGGTLLEKVRAYAADRFDEGYERGVHDADAAALLEKLLNLHQGAGLLRFAPVPRAWAALFWAFDTDEAGRGLFHRRARSLARLRTVFASTGELAGLGAELGDRVAAFLTSHGVTHSPAEARQAGRYLVEELGVERPRFTTSGEALALKDLFLGQLDRQGTRTAFEDDLRGLEKELSSRLAIARAWVDAYLTKREEGPGAWTHVALETAVLLLTERKLDREPAGALTATEVTALLGNHPRVHDRKLPLRLDEFLSRLGEFRQVRVPRYQAYRALLRDILERERRKLRLEELTPKVLSSFVRNRLIDEVYLPLIGANLAKQLGAAGEGKRTDRMGMLLLMSPPGYGKTTLMEYVASRLGLTFVKVNGPALGHAVKSLDPAEAPNATSRQEVERINLSFEMGNNVMLYLDDIQHTDPELLQKFISLCDGQRRIEGVWNGRTRTYDLRGKKFCVVMAGNPYTETGERFRIPDMLANRADTYNLGDILDGKEHLFALSYIENALTSNLVTAPLATRDPADTHRLIRMAQGEEVPAGELKHGYAAAELQEVVSIFQRMFKVQSVLLKVNMQYIASAAQDERFRSEPAFKLQGSYRNMNKLSEKVVAAMTDEELERLIDDHYQGESQTLTTAAEQNLLKLAEMRGRLTKEKAKRWEEIKQGFARVKRMGGKEDDPVARVTGQLSGIEEQLGAVRDAVMQAASQVASGGEQDTNPAGEVVPHLESLRDAVLEVAKVGREVRDTPPPAPPAAATDLTPYLKHMAQLLKALTERVALQAQQPAAAVVAPASASAPDFGPYMEQLSRAIAALADRPVNVSASVPAEALQRTAAAGPSPAELSRQIELVEGVLLPLERASRRAVQGEGEGVKSLQVWQNVTEALELLRSMLRR; translated from the coding sequence ATGGCGACTGACGGTGGCAAGGGCGCGGCGCCCACGGGCGAGGCGGCGCTGGAAGGTGGCAGCTACGAGGTCATCCGGACGCGGCTGCTGGCGCAGGCGGATGCGCTCGGCGCGAAGGCGACGGACCTCAACACGCGGCGCAAGGCGCTCTTCGGGGGCACCGAGCTCTCCGTCATCGGCAACGAGCGGGTGCGCACGGAGAACAACTGCGTCCCGCGCGACATCGCCGCCGTCGGGAAGTACCTCCTCTTCGGCTACAACGTCTTCATCGGGCTGAAGAAGGAGACGTCCGTCTCCGACGTCTTCTCGCTGCACCGCTTCGAGAAGACGGGGGAGGGCTTCGACTTCTCCACCGTGCCCAACACGGAGGCCGGCGGGTTCCTGGCGGACCCGCGCTTCGTGAAGGACTTCGGCGAGCTGTACAAGTACTACAAGGACGCGAAGCTCCTGCAGATCCGCCGGCTGGACTCGCGCCTGCTGGCCATCTTCCAGACGGGCCAGTCGCTGCGCGACATCAAGGTCTTCCGCTTCAACGTGGACCTGGAGGGGCGCGCGACCTACATCGACAACCAGGGCGAGCGCGACCACGTCTTCCCCCCGTCCCATGACTTCGAGTGGACGGTGGCCACGCGCGACAACTACGTCACCGGCCAGCACCCGCACGTCAACGTGCTGGACCAGGTGTTCGTGGAGACGGTGAAGGGTGACCTCACCATCAAGGTGGAGGACAACACCTCCACCGGCATGGGCATCTACAGCGAGCCGGTGGAGGACCCGGACCAGTCGCTGGACGACGCGGAGTTCGCCTGGGCGCAGGTGGGCACCCTCATCCTGCTGCGCGTGCTGCCCTTCCGCGAGAAGGCGCACCGCTACCTCATCTTCAACTCGCGCACGCAGCACGTGGTGCGCATCGACGCCATCGGCCAGGCGTGCGTGCGGCTGCCGGAGGACCAGGGCATCGTCTTCCCCGGCGGCTACTACCTCCAGACGGGCGACTACAAGGTCTTCGACGGCGCGGCGGCCAGCGAGGGCATGGAGTTCAAGAGGGCCATCCGCTCGCCCAACGGTGAGGACGTGCTGTACGTCTTCCACCGCCGGGACGAGGGCTCCTATGTGCTCTTCCCGTACAACCTGGTGCGCAAGGAGGTGCAGAACCCCCTCGTCGGCCACGGCATGAGCCTCTTCGCGGACGGGCAGCTGGTCATCTTCCGCTCCACGTCCAGCGAGCCCACCCGCGTCCACCCCATGCAGGTGTGGCAGACGCCCTTCGTCTCCGCGGAGCACGCGGCGGCCACGCCCCCGGCGCCCGGCTACCTGGGCAAGGTGGGCAACGCGGAGCTGGTGCGCGGCATCTCCGACGCGCTGACGCTCCAGCGCATCGCCAAGTCGGACAAGCCCACGCGGCGCACCTACGAGGACCTGGTCACCGCCGCCACCCGCGCGCTCGACGCGTACTACTGGCTGGGCAACGCGGAGACGGCGCTGCAGGAGCCGGTGGAGGCGCTGCGGCGCACCTCCGAGCTCATCATCGACGAGTTCGAGAAGGTTCTCACGCTCCAGAAGCGCGCGTCGGACGCGCTGGCGGACGCGGTGAAGGTGCAGGACACGCTGCTGCTGCGCGTGCAGCCGGAGGGGCTGACCACCGCCGAGGACTACATGCAGGCCCTGGCGGACCTGCGCAAGCAGCGCGGCCACCTCATCACCCTGAAGGACGTCCGCTACATGGACCTGGGGCGGGTGGACGTCCTGGAGAAGGCGGTGATGGAGGCGTCCGACCGGACCAGCTCCGCCTGCGTGGACTTCCTCCAGAAGGGCGAGGCGCTCCTGCCGCTGGGCGCGCGCCTGGACGAGCTGCTGGCGAAGCTGGAGCCCGTGCAGACGACGTCCGAGCTGGCGCCGCTGGGCGAGGACGCGGAGAAGACGGCCCACGGCCTCGAGGTGCTGGGCGAGGTGGTGGGTGGGCTCCAGGTGGGCGACCCGCTGGCCCGCGCCCGCATCCTGGAAGGCATCTCCGAGCTGTTCAGCCGCCTCAACCGGGTGCGCGCCAGCCTGCAGGCCAAGCGCAAGGAGCTGTCCGGCCGCGAGAAGCGCGCGGAGTTCGGCGCCCAGTTCAAGCTGCTGGGGCAGAGCATCGAGAGCGCGCTGTCGCAGGCGGACTCGCCCGAGCGCTGTGACGAGGCGCTGTCGCGCCTCACCGTGCTGCTGGAGGAGCTGGAGGGCCGCTTCGGCGAGTTCGACGAGTTCCTGGGGCAGATCACCACCAAGCGCGAGGAGCTGCTGGAGGCCTTCGGCGCCCGGAAGCAGTCGCTGGTGGACGAGCGCCAGCGCCGCGCGCAGAGCCTCTTCGGCGCCGCGGAGCGCATCCTCCAGGGCGTGCAGCGCCGGGCGAAGTCCTTCAAGACGGACGACGAGCTCAACGGCTACTTCGCGTCCGACGCGATGATCCAGAAGCTGCGGCAGCTGGCCGAGCAGCTGATGGAGCTGCAGGACAGCGTGCGCTCGGACGAGGTGCAGTCGCGCATCAAGTCCGCGAAGCAGGACGCGCTGCGGGCGCTGAGGGACAGGCAGGACCTGTTCGCGGACGGCGACGCGCTCATCAAGCTGGGCAGCTACCGCTTCAACGTCAACACCCAGCCGCTGGAGCTGACGCTGGTGCCGCGCGACGGCGAGCTGTACCTCCAGCTCACCGGCAGCGACTACGCGCAGAAGCTGGAGGACGCGGAGCTGGCGAAGTACCGCGAGCTGTGGGACCAGCACCTCGTGTCCGAGTCGCGCGAGGTGTACCGGGCGGAGTACCTGGCCGCCTGCGTCCTGGCCGACGCGGAGGACGGCAAGGGCGGCCTGTCGCTGACGGCCCTGCACGAGGCCGTGGTGGGCGGCACGCTGCTGGAGAAGGTGCGCGCGTACGCGGCGGACCGCTTCGACGAGGGCTACGAGCGCGGCGTGCACGACGCGGACGCGGCGGCCCTCCTGGAGAAGCTGCTGAACCTGCACCAGGGCGCGGGCCTGCTGCGCTTCGCTCCGGTGCCGCGCGCCTGGGCGGCGCTGTTCTGGGCCTTCGACACCGACGAGGCGGGCCGCGGCCTGTTCCACCGACGTGCGCGCAGCCTCGCGCGGCTGCGGACGGTGTTCGCCTCCACGGGGGAGCTGGCCGGGCTGGGCGCCGAGCTGGGGGACCGCGTGGCCGCGTTCCTCACCTCGCACGGGGTGACGCACTCGCCGGCGGAGGCGCGGCAGGCGGGCCGCTACCTGGTGGAGGAGCTGGGCGTGGAGCGCCCGCGCTTCACCACCAGCGGCGAGGCCCTGGCGCTGAAGGACCTGTTCCTGGGGCAGCTGGACAGGCAGGGGACGCGCACCGCGTTCGAGGACGACCTGCGCGGGCTGGAGAAGGAGCTGTCCTCGCGGCTGGCCATTGCCCGCGCGTGGGTGGACGCGTACCTGACGAAGCGCGAGGAGGGCCCCGGCGCCTGGACGCACGTGGCGCTGGAGACCGCGGTGCTGCTGCTCACCGAGCGCAAGCTGGACCGCGAGCCCGCGGGGGCGCTGACGGCCACCGAGGTGACGGCGCTGCTGGGCAACCACCCGCGCGTCCATGACCGGAAGCTGCCCTTGCGCCTGGACGAGTTCCTGTCTCGCCTGGGCGAGTTCCGGCAGGTGCGGGTGCCCCGGTACCAGGCCTACCGCGCGCTGCTGCGGGACATCCTGGAGCGCGAGCGCCGCAAGCTGCGGCTGGAGGAGCTGACGCCGAAGGTGCTCAGCTCGTTCGTGCGCAACCGCCTCATCGACGAGGTGTACCTGCCGCTCATCGGCGCCAACCTGGCCAAGCAGCTGGGCGCGGCGGGCGAGGGCAAGCGCACGGACCGCATGGGCATGCTGCTGCTCATGTCGCCTCCGGGCTACGGCAAGACGACGTTGATGGAGTACGTGGCCAGCCGGCTGGGCCTCACCTTCGTGAAGGTGAACGGCCCCGCCCTGGGGCACGCCGTGAAGTCGTTGGACCCCGCCGAGGCGCCCAACGCGACGTCCCGCCAGGAGGTGGAGCGCATCAACCTGTCCTTCGAGATGGGCAACAACGTGATGCTCTACCTCGACGACATCCAGCACACGGACCCGGAGCTGCTGCAGAAGTTCATCTCCCTGTGCGACGGCCAGCGCCGCATCGAAGGCGTGTGGAACGGCCGCACGCGCACGTATGACCTGCGCGGCAAGAAGTTCTGCGTCGTCATGGCGGGCAACCCGTACACGGAGACGGGGGAGCGCTTCCGGATTCCAGACATGCTCGCCAACCGCGCGGACACCTACAACCTGGGTGACATCCTCGACGGGAAGGAGCACCTGTTCGCGCTCAGCTACATCGAGAACGCGCTGACCTCCAACCTCGTGACGGCGCCGCTGGCCACGAGAGATCCGGCCGACACGCACCGCCTCATCCGGATGGCGCAGGGCGAGGAGGTGCCCGCGGGCGAGCTGAAGCACGGCTACGCGGCGGCGGAGCTGCAGGAAGTCGTGTCCATCTTCCAGCGCATGTTCAAGGTGCAGTCGGTGCTGCTGAAGGTGAACATGCAGTACATCGCCTCGGCGGCGCAGGACGAGCGGTTCCGCTCGGAGCCCGCGTTCAAGTTGCAGGGCAGCTACCGCAACATGAACAAGCTGTCCGAGAAGGTCGTGGCGGCGATGACGGACGAGGAGCTGGAGCGGCTCATCGACGACCACTACCAGGGCGAGTCGCAGACGCTGACCACGGCGGCGGAGCAGAACCTGCTCAAGCTGGCGGAGATGCGCGGGCGGCTGACGAAGGAGAAGGCGAAGCGCTGGGAGGAGATCAAGCAGGGCTTCGCGCGGGTGAAGCGCATGGGGGGCAAGGAGGACGACCCCGTGGCGCGCGTCACCGGCCAGCTCAGCGGCATCGAGGAGCAGCTCGGCGCGGTGCGGGACGCGGTGATGCAGGCGGCGTCCCAGGTGGCCAGCGGCGGCGAGCAGGACACGAACCCGGCGGGGGAGGTGGTGCCCCACCTGGAGTCCCTGCGCGACGCCGTGCTGGAGGTGGCGAAGGTGGGCCGCGAGGTGCGGGACACGCCGCCGCCCGCTCCGCCCGCGGCCGCCACGGACCTGACGCCGTACCTCAAGCACATGGCGCAGCTGCTCAAGGCGCTCACGGAGCGCGTGGCGCTCCAGGCCCAGCAGCCGGCGGCGGCGGTGGTTGCGCCGGCCTCGGCGAGCGCGCCGGACTTCGGGCCCTACATGGAGCAGCTCTCGCGAGCCATCGCCGCCCTGGCGGACCGGCCCGTGAACGTCTCCGCCAGCGTGCCCGCGGAGGCGCTACAGCGCACGGCCGCCGCAGGGCCTTCTCCGGCGGAGCTGAGCCGGCAGATCGAGCTGGTGGAGGGCGTGCTCCTCCCTCTGGAGCGGGCCTCGCGGCGCGCCGTCCAGGGGGAAGGGGAGGGCGTCAAGTCGCTCCAGGTCTGGCAGAACGTGACGGAGGCCCTGGAGCTGCTGCGCAGCATGCTGCGGCGGTAG
- a CDS encoding Clp protease N-terminal domain-containing protein, whose protein sequence is MGLLDAVKDMRTIKQLLTNAEGEALRAGEELPGPEHLLLSALQLPDGSAVRAFARVGTDLSSLRKAIEAAHHSALSSTGLAADDAEGDAPLERRPTPGLFRSTPQAQQVFQEAVALSKSTRPSQLRGAHVVAAACSLERGTAIRALNVLGVDRMQLKAAACAEVGL, encoded by the coding sequence ATGGGACTGCTGGACGCCGTGAAGGACATGAGGACCATCAAGCAGCTGCTGACGAATGCGGAAGGGGAGGCGCTGCGAGCGGGCGAGGAGCTGCCAGGCCCGGAGCACCTGCTGCTCTCCGCCCTGCAGCTGCCAGATGGAAGCGCGGTGCGCGCCTTCGCGCGTGTCGGGACGGACCTCTCCTCGCTGCGCAAGGCCATCGAGGCCGCCCACCACTCCGCGCTGAGCTCCACGGGGCTCGCTGCTGACGATGCCGAGGGAGACGCGCCCCTGGAGCGCCGGCCGACGCCCGGCCTCTTCCGGTCGACGCCGCAGGCGCAGCAGGTGTTCCAGGAGGCTGTCGCCCTATCGAAGTCGACCCGGCCGTCGCAGCTGCGAGGCGCGCACGTGGTCGCTGCTGCCTGCTCGCTCGAACGTGGCACCGCCATCCGCGCGCTCAACGTGCTCGGCGTCGACCGCATGCAGCTGAAGGCCGCCGCATGTGCCGAGGTGGGCCTCTGA